One Fusobacterium ulcerans DNA segment encodes these proteins:
- a CDS encoding nitroreductase family protein — protein MSIISCINERRSIRSYKDEPISEKIINELLELGTKAATGSAMEPWGFVVIQDKEEIKKLSEEIKKHLVENFDEFPYLKQYKNWVENPKYNVFYDAGTLVIIYGNTDSHCNIYDCSLVAGNIMLGAYEMGIGSCWIGFGEYILNTKEFKEKYGVPENYHVVCPLTLGYMKIKLKPPVRKSPVIFNKK, from the coding sequence ATGAGTATAATCTCTTGTATCAATGAAAGAAGAAGTATTCGTTCATATAAAGATGAACCAATATCTGAAAAAATAATAAATGAACTTTTAGAATTAGGAACAAAAGCAGCTACAGGATCTGCTATGGAACCATGGGGTTTTGTTGTTATACAAGATAAAGAAGAAATAAAAAAATTATCTGAAGAGATAAAAAAACATCTTGTTGAAAATTTTGATGAATTTCCATATTTGAAGCAATATAAAAACTGGGTAGAAAATCCTAAATACAATGTATTTTATGATGCAGGAACTCTAGTAATAATATATGGGAATACAGATTCGCACTGTAATATTTATGATTGTTCCCTTGTGGCAGGAAATATAATGCTGGGCGCTTATGAAATGGGGATAGGAAGCTGTTGGATAGGTTTTGGCGAATACATACTCAATACAAAAGAATTTAAAGAAAAATATGGAGTACCAGAGAATTATCATGTGGTTTGTCCTTTGACATTAGGTTATATGAAAATAAAACTAAAACCACCTGTAAGAAAGTCTCCTGTAATATTTAATAAAAAATAA
- the rplS gene encoding 50S ribosomal protein L19: MKEKLIQLVEQNYLRTDIPSFKAGDTIAVYYKVKEGNKERVQLFEGVVIRVNGGGIAKTFTVRKVTSGIGIERIIPMNSPMIDKIEVLKIGRVRRSKLYYLRGLSGKKARIKEIRK, translated from the coding sequence ATGAAAGAAAAATTAATTCAATTAGTAGAACAAAACTACTTAAGAACTGACATCCCTTCATTTAAAGCTGGAGATACTATTGCAGTATACTACAAAGTAAAAGAAGGAAACAAAGAAAGAGTTCAGTTATTTGAAGGTGTAGTTATCAGAGTAAACGGTGGAGGAATTGCAAAAACTTTCACAGTTAGAAAAGTAACTTCAGGAATAGGAATAGAAAGAATAATTCCTATGAACTCTCCAATGATCGATAAGATCGAAGTATTAAAAATCGGAAGAGTTAGAAGATCTAAACTTTATTACCTTAGAGGACTTTCTGGTAAAAAAGCTAGAATCAAAGAAATCAGAAAATAA